A genomic segment from Leptolyngbya boryana PCC 6306 encodes:
- a CDS encoding quinone-dependent dihydroorotate dehydrogenase translates to MSDFYRSMLRPVLFSGLKADPEFLHSQAMRSLSWLSSPEQSWLRSYLERLYGYTSPQLSQTLWGLNFPNPIGLAAGFDKDGVATNVLPSFGFGFVEVGTVTFHAQPGNPQPRLFRLVEDLAVLNRMGFNNQGAAALQERLQDRVSNIPIGVNLGKSKITPLESAAEDYLSSFRLLKSLGDYFVVNVSSPNTPGLRSLQSTDQLEPILSALQTENQSEKPLLVKIAPDLATEDIAAIVELAQRYQLAGIIATNTTIRRDGLKTQTIRGNAIQDEAGGISGAPVKARSTEVIRLIWEQTQGSLPIIGVGGVFSAEDAWEKITAGASLIQVYTGWIYEGPTMVKRILQGLEEKLQRSGFADLKSAIGSAHQVKQ, encoded by the coding sequence GTGTCAGATTTTTATCGATCGATGCTGCGTCCGGTGCTGTTTTCTGGGTTGAAAGCTGATCCGGAATTTCTTCATTCTCAGGCAATGCGATCGCTCTCGTGGCTCAGTTCACCGGAGCAAAGCTGGTTGCGATCGTATTTAGAACGCCTGTATGGATATACCTCGCCTCAGCTATCTCAAACGCTTTGGGGGTTGAATTTTCCAAATCCGATCGGACTTGCGGCAGGCTTTGATAAAGATGGCGTTGCAACCAATGTTTTACCTAGCTTTGGCTTCGGGTTTGTAGAAGTGGGAACCGTCACCTTTCACGCTCAACCGGGAAATCCGCAGCCGCGATTGTTCAGATTAGTCGAAGATTTGGCGGTTCTCAATCGCATGGGCTTTAACAATCAAGGAGCCGCAGCGTTACAAGAACGGTTGCAAGATCGAGTGTCTAACATCCCGATCGGAGTCAATTTGGGCAAGTCGAAAATTACTCCACTAGAATCCGCAGCAGAAGATTATCTGAGTAGTTTTCGCTTACTCAAAAGTCTAGGTGATTACTTTGTCGTGAATGTGAGTTCTCCGAACACACCAGGCTTACGATCGCTGCAATCGACCGACCAGTTAGAGCCAATTCTGTCGGCGCTGCAAACTGAGAATCAATCGGAAAAACCTTTGCTGGTCAAGATTGCACCAGATTTAGCAACAGAAGATATTGCTGCGATCGTTGAACTCGCTCAGCGATATCAATTAGCTGGCATTATCGCAACGAATACCACGATCCGACGAGACGGTCTGAAGACTCAAACGATTCGAGGCAATGCGATTCAAGATGAAGCAGGCGGAATTAGCGGCGCACCTGTGAAAGCGCGATCGACGGAAGTGATTCGCTTGATCTGGGAACAAACGCAGGGCAGCTTACCGATTATTGGAGTCGGTGGTGTGTTCTCAGCAGAAGACGCTTGGGAGAAAATCACGGCTGGAGCAAGTTTGATTCAGGTCTATACAGGCTGGATTTATGAAGGTCCAACCATGGTAAAGCGGATCTTGCAGGGATTAGAAGAAAAACTTCAGCGATCGGGATTTGCAGATTTAAAGTCCGCGATCGGTTCAGCGCATCAGGTCAAACAATAG
- a CDS encoding GAF domain-containing protein gives MGYSKETTQSQHQLLALSRVLQQLREGNTVAIETIYLYLNTCFMFDLVWIGLYDRTEHRLIGKGGKSPISDSPLLKQRFSLTAGDILEQAVIQQKPLTLPDLREEQRANEWRRFAEKANIQGTIIFPITFKDRCHGVAILGSRLWGNFPKADERSLISIALGEFAATLETAEVELKRQQIKPIDRPVLAMLEELRLLKNFDQRLDRVIDQTQQFIQPARTSVYWFERTHRCFWRRATSQKGTRLSDQTAGLTVQEMSSFYQALKADQVIAIGESMGMVKAHLTMRVMEYIRARSLIAAPILYQDELLGFLAAESDEPRVWQDAEKQLIRAAAQLIALVSPLEEMEATIEQIKLDQALTAKVAQAIYSISDGKTALQNAAALLIQRLKIDRVLALSYSADHDAFEVHYQIQPKYKKTLPTWFASLSPIDWQMLEKSTDAIAIENLEDDLRFAAWRTPLLEMGVRSLLVCNTAPGQSIQGLVILAHEAPRVWSQVESELTKIVAQQIGIVLRQWKLQQQNEQQQKIYQTIQWGLTTIQQTQHLDLLEKSALQYIGQTLEAPLAILVAWSAGRRVGRIVQSNQERKFNLDPVMKVSLETDTFLHRVLAHEGVLPVSIDEIPIETRQWLNAPGIGQLLAITLRTAPEHEPTGILLVADSLGRQWIDREHQVLNTLVAQLAWSRRHLMISESLKRDRERLERLSWYKHRRLEDMYRTVKFSASKLSELPETTPRHTQLVRQIEDAIEPARQVIRDEQWQLTVRNETVQMIGLVRRALDRVDHLIKQRQLWSQVHHEINPMVFGDITKIELVLYELLLIACQRANLGGRIDIWCRPIDAQWLEIAITDDGTVEPRLVEDLEAGRAVDLLAPSTLDKVPGLHLAICQSLMQQMGSEFNLYKLEDGRIMSRLVLSIG, from the coding sequence ATGGGTTACTCGAAAGAGACAACACAATCCCAACATCAATTACTTGCCCTCAGCCGTGTATTGCAACAATTACGTGAGGGTAATACTGTCGCGATCGAAACGATTTATCTCTATCTCAATACTTGTTTCATGTTCGATCTCGTTTGGATCGGACTTTACGATCGTACCGAACATCGTTTAATTGGTAAAGGGGGAAAAAGCCCAATTTCAGATTCGCCGCTGCTCAAACAGCGATTTTCACTGACAGCAGGCGATATTCTTGAACAGGCAGTGATCCAGCAAAAACCTCTGACCCTTCCAGATCTCAGAGAAGAGCAGCGAGCAAATGAATGGCGTAGATTTGCTGAAAAAGCAAATATTCAAGGCACGATCATTTTTCCAATTACGTTTAAAGATCGGTGTCATGGAGTTGCCATTTTAGGCTCGCGGCTATGGGGAAATTTTCCAAAAGCTGACGAGCGATCGCTGATTTCGATCGCATTAGGTGAGTTTGCTGCAACGCTAGAAACCGCAGAAGTAGAACTTAAAAGGCAGCAGATTAAACCCATTGATCGCCCAGTTCTGGCAATGCTAGAAGAACTGCGACTTCTTAAAAACTTTGACCAGCGATTGGATCGGGTGATCGATCAGACGCAGCAATTCATTCAGCCTGCGCGAACGAGCGTGTATTGGTTTGAAAGAACTCATCGGTGTTTTTGGCGCAGAGCAACGAGTCAAAAAGGGACACGTTTGAGCGATCAAACCGCAGGGTTAACAGTCCAAGAAATGAGCAGCTTTTATCAGGCACTCAAAGCAGATCAGGTGATTGCGATCGGTGAATCGATGGGAATGGTCAAAGCTCACCTTACCATGCGTGTCATGGAATATATTCGAGCACGATCGCTAATTGCTGCGCCGATTTTGTACCAAGATGAACTCTTAGGATTTCTTGCCGCAGAAAGTGATGAACCGAGAGTGTGGCAGGATGCAGAAAAACAGTTGATTCGAGCAGCCGCACAACTGATCGCGCTGGTATCTCCACTCGAAGAAATGGAAGCTACGATCGAGCAAATCAAACTCGATCAGGCGTTGACCGCAAAAGTTGCTCAAGCAATTTACAGCATCAGCGATGGAAAAACGGCTCTACAAAATGCTGCGGCTCTACTGATTCAACGCTTGAAAATTGATCGGGTGCTGGCTTTGAGCTATAGCGCTGATCACGATGCATTTGAAGTTCACTATCAGATCCAGCCGAAGTATAAGAAAACATTACCCACTTGGTTCGCATCATTAAGTCCGATTGATTGGCAAATGTTAGAGAAATCGACCGATGCGATCGCGATTGAGAATTTAGAAGATGATTTGCGATTTGCAGCTTGGAGAACGCCCCTCCTCGAAATGGGAGTACGATCGCTGTTAGTTTGTAATACAGCACCCGGTCAATCTATCCAAGGACTCGTGATTTTGGCACATGAAGCTCCCAGAGTCTGGAGCCAAGTAGAAAGCGAATTAACCAAGATTGTTGCTCAGCAGATTGGGATTGTCCTGAGACAGTGGAAGTTGCAGCAGCAAAATGAACAACAGCAGAAAATTTATCAAACCATTCAATGGGGATTGACCACGATTCAGCAAACCCAGCATCTGGATTTGCTGGAAAAGTCAGCTTTGCAATACATTGGTCAGACATTAGAAGCGCCATTAGCGATTTTGGTGGCTTGGTCAGCAGGGCGACGGGTTGGACGAATTGTGCAATCGAATCAGGAGCGCAAATTCAATCTTGATCCGGTGATGAAAGTCTCGCTCGAGACGGATACCTTTCTTCACCGCGTCCTCGCTCATGAGGGAGTTCTACCAGTCTCGATCGATGAAATTCCCATTGAAACTCGCCAATGGTTAAATGCTCCCGGAATCGGTCAGCTCCTCGCCATTACACTCCGCACTGCGCCAGAGCATGAGCCGACCGGAATTTTACTGGTGGCGGATAGTTTGGGGCGGCAATGGATTGATCGAGAACATCAAGTACTGAATACGCTGGTCGCACAGCTCGCTTGGTCACGTCGCCATTTGATGATCTCGGAAAGTTTAAAGCGCGATCGCGAACGGCTAGAACGTCTGAGCTGGTATAAGCATCGGCGTTTAGAAGACATGTATCGCACGGTGAAATTTAGCGCGTCCAAGCTAAGCGAACTCCCAGAAACAACTCCACGCCATACCCAACTTGTGCGTCAAATCGAGGACGCGATCGAACCTGCACGCCAAGTCATCCGGGATGAACAGTGGCAATTAACCGTGAGAAACGAAACCGTTCAAATGATTGGATTAGTTAGACGCGCCCTCGATCGCGTCGATCATCTGATCAAACAACGTCAACTCTGGTCACAAGTTCATCATGAAATTAATCCGATGGTCTTTGGAGACATTACTAAGATTGAATTGGTCTTGTATGAATTGCTCCTAATTGCCTGCCAGCGAGCCAATCTAGGAGGACGGATTGACATCTGGTGTCGGCCGATTGACGCACAGTGGTTAGAGATTGCAATTACCGATGATGGCACGGTCGAGCCGCGTCTCGTCGAAGATCTAGAAGCTGGACGAGCTGTAGACTTACTTGCTCCTTCGACTTTAGATAAAGTCCCTGGATTGCATCTAGCCATTTGCCAATCTTTGATGCAGCAAATGGGATCGGAATTCAACCTTTACAAATTGGAAGATGGGCGCATTATGAGTCGATTAGTACTATCAATCGGGTAG
- a CDS encoding peptidoglycan D,D-transpeptidase FtsI family protein yields the protein MSKRGKPTSSPHRPPTPNPRRSKLPLMVEQAYERVFDSSATAQAFGRFADHWVERFRTAQAKPSARRLFIVWAILVGATGLLALNLVRLQVFQAPDLLEQARSQQTTFLRPFVPRRPISDRNGNTLAIDRPVYTLYAHPIAFKAPKTEIATQLSSVLGTTPGELLQRFNSAESGVRVEYAISEAAADRIQGMQIDGLELAQQQQRLYPQQNLTADVVGYLDIDRIGQAGVEYTHSNLLERSVKSVRLSRTGAGVMMPDRIPGGFLQSDNLHLQLTIDSRIQRAALVALQPQLKKFKAKRGVVIVMDARDGGIRALVSDPSYDPNEFYKAKVEQFKNWALTDLYEPGSTFKPLNVAIALEAGAIQPNQVINDEGATQIDGWPIQNFDYSSAGARGPSTITQILEHSSNVGMVRIVQQMPRPTYYAWLEKIGLGKPTGIDLPFETAGQLKDQKTFSESAVDAATSSFGQGFSLTAMQLVQQQAILASGGKLLTPHVVQGLFDENGQPYWRATLPEPKQVFSPQTTQTVLRMMESVVQNGTGKAAQIPNYRIGGKTGTAQKAGPNGGYIEGAKITSFVSIFPIDAPRYVVAAVIDEPKGEDAFGSTVAAPIVKAVMEALITADKIPPSQPDVPAPSVSPSPNP from the coding sequence ATGTCAAAACGAGGAAAGCCCACCTCCTCACCTCATCGTCCCCCAACGCCCAACCCACGGAGATCGAAACTGCCGTTGATGGTGGAACAAGCCTATGAACGTGTTTTTGACTCTTCTGCAACCGCACAAGCATTCGGGCGATTTGCGGATCATTGGGTAGAACGATTCCGGACGGCTCAAGCAAAACCCAGCGCACGTCGCCTCTTTATCGTCTGGGCAATTCTCGTCGGTGCAACAGGACTATTAGCCTTAAATCTCGTTCGACTCCAGGTGTTTCAGGCTCCTGATTTGTTGGAGCAAGCGCGATCGCAACAAACGACGTTTTTACGCCCCTTTGTCCCCCGTCGCCCGATTAGCGATCGCAATGGCAATACGTTAGCGATCGATCGTCCGGTTTATACCCTCTACGCACACCCGATCGCCTTTAAAGCTCCGAAAACGGAAATTGCCACCCAACTCTCTAGTGTTCTCGGAACGACCCCGGGCGAATTATTGCAACGGTTTAATTCAGCAGAAAGTGGGGTTCGCGTCGAATATGCGATTTCTGAAGCGGCAGCCGATCGCATTCAAGGGATGCAAATCGACGGATTAGAACTCGCTCAACAGCAGCAGCGCCTTTATCCACAGCAAAATCTCACAGCCGATGTCGTTGGGTATTTGGATATCGATCGCATTGGACAGGCAGGTGTTGAATATACGCATAGTAATCTTTTAGAGCGATCGGTAAAATCGGTGCGATTGAGCCGGACAGGGGCTGGTGTGATGATGCCAGATCGGATTCCGGGCGGATTTTTACAGTCAGATAATTTGCATTTGCAATTAACGATTGATAGCCGAATTCAACGCGCTGCGCTTGTAGCCCTGCAACCGCAGTTGAAGAAATTCAAGGCAAAGCGTGGGGTCGTGATTGTGATGGATGCCAGAGATGGAGGGATTCGGGCGTTAGTGTCTGATCCGTCTTATGACCCGAATGAATTCTACAAAGCAAAAGTTGAGCAGTTTAAGAACTGGGCATTGACGGATTTGTATGAGCCAGGATCAACGTTTAAGCCGTTGAATGTTGCGATCGCGCTAGAAGCAGGTGCGATCCAGCCGAATCAAGTGATCAACGATGAAGGGGCAACCCAAATTGACGGATGGCCGATTCAGAATTTTGACTACTCCAGCGCAGGGGCACGCGGACCCAGCACGATTACTCAGATTTTGGAGCATTCGAGCAATGTTGGCATGGTGAGAATTGTGCAGCAAATGCCTCGCCCCACCTATTACGCTTGGTTGGAAAAAATTGGTTTAGGAAAACCGACCGGAATTGATTTGCCATTTGAAACAGCAGGACAACTTAAAGATCAGAAAACTTTCTCTGAATCTGCGGTTGATGCGGCAACCAGTTCTTTTGGTCAAGGATTTTCGCTCACCGCTATGCAGCTTGTGCAACAACAAGCCATTCTTGCCAGCGGCGGCAAGTTGTTAACGCCGCATGTGGTGCAAGGGTTATTTGATGAGAATGGACAACCTTACTGGCGGGCAACCTTGCCTGAGCCGAAACAAGTCTTTTCGCCGCAGACCACGCAAACCGTACTGCGAATGATGGAATCGGTTGTGCAAAACGGAACCGGGAAAGCCGCGCAAATTCCGAATTATCGGATTGGTGGGAAGACGGGAACGGCGCAGAAGGCAGGTCCGAATGGTGGATATATTGAAGGCGCGAAGATTACAAGTTTTGTGAGTATTTTTCCGATCGATGCGCCGCGTTATGTAGTAGCAGCAGTCATTGATGAGCCAAAAGGAGAAGATGCGTTTGGTTCGACAGTGGCAGCCCCGATCGTGAAAGCGGTAATGGAGGCGTTAATTACAGCGGATAAGATTCCTCCAAGTCAGCCGGATGTGCCTGCTCCGAGTGTTTCACCGAGTCCGAATCCTTAA
- a CDS encoding HEAT repeat domain-containing protein: protein MHRKIDRFLSRFRFHVHRSAPLICLLALLFSLSSWVAVGTATEKPKEKLKEWHINGILAALEDSYPGVKEKAFEAFSGLNAENLKLFPKQSEEIRKRAIDIFKNGKEDPDVRGNAAEALGSAGKTNDTAVQVLTDVLKNSEERFLIRSAAAEALGNAGKTNDTAVQVLTDVFKNRKEDSDVRGCVAEALVNAGKADDTVVQFLVDILGNSEENFLIRSRAAEALVNAGKADDTVVQFLTDILRNSEANFLIRSNAARGLGNVGKTNNTAVQVFTDFLKNGKEDILIRINAVEGLGNAGKTNNTAVQVLTDILKNGKEDSLIRRPVAKALINAGKTNDTVAQVLTDILKNSKEDSKIRIGAASALIDAGKSEELAVQVLTDIFKNSKEDSKIRIDAVLALGNAGKTNSTVVQVLTDILKNSKEDSDLRIGAAWALIDAGKSEELAEQVLTDILKNSKEDSDLRIGAVLGLRKLRPLALSEIFVFIEQTHDRHSRDFDKARFAAYFYSGDSSVTKTLLKWIGSPKRDSIPTKLDHDEAKKTMEVFATAWKPSEGFTESRAELARAIATVISQGNWNLRDALLLEQHYKNLKDANFTEANTVKTAIDSLTLWKYLNQARNIIAAHLLFWAALIFAYPKYTWVQAIFFWNPWVRKIGGVGYVGFLLAWVPFLRRKLFEPFKVSLLADARLSNFDPKAYFPESNVNLVGSRHSAPLNKAIPRIQGQIILEGSSGLGKSLFLRHLAQQSDRIVVFLPARKCENGVIEAIQAKLHGQAQDAEFLKNLIYSGAIDICIDGLNEVSADTRAKISQFVESYFKGNIILTTQPIEWIAPTTAKIYELQPLENTQIETFLLSRQAIVAPNNESDYIKSCREYLTQALDSQQFSEELAATQRILSNPMDLTIVAQMIALGKTPDLFGLQKQQYELMAEDYRDRWNQDFPLKKFSEALYQLRLNDEKAIPADEFLHELLSMEDEKYKMVISRQWKDPQGEAKQEWSCRHDKIMEFFIVQTFLGDTETAQNRLIDHMGDSRFRGVYFLLATLLPLEEAADLREKLILYAAQSKDHTVSDIFVQLFYTRATLTAAAATST, encoded by the coding sequence ATGCATAGAAAAATCGATCGCTTCCTATCTCGGTTTCGGTTCCATGTTCATCGTTCCGCCCCCCTCATTTGCCTCCTCGCCCTGCTCTTCTCGCTCTCCAGTTGGGTTGCAGTGGGAACTGCAACAGAGAAACCGAAAGAAAAACTCAAGGAATGGCACATTAATGGGATTCTGGCAGCTTTAGAGGATAGCTATCCTGGTGTGAAAGAGAAAGCTTTTGAAGCATTTAGTGGGCTTAATGCTGAGAATTTGAAACTGTTTCCTAAGCAGTCAGAAGAGATAAGGAAAAGAGCGATCGATATCTTCAAAAACGGAAAGGAAGACCCTGATGTTCGCGGCAACGCGGCTGAGGCATTGGGAAGTGCAGGCAAAACTAACGACACAGCAGTGCAAGTCCTTACTGATGTCCTCAAAAACAGCGAGGAACGCTTCTTGATTCGCAGCGCTGCGGCTGAGGCATTGGGAAATGCAGGTAAAACCAACGATACAGCGGTGCAAGTCCTTACCGATGTCTTCAAAAACAGAAAGGAAGACTCTGATGTTCGCGGTTGCGTGGCTGAGGCATTAGTCAATGCAGGCAAAGCTGATGACACGGTGGTGCAATTCCTCGTTGACATCCTCGGAAACAGCGAGGAAAACTTCTTAATTCGCAGTCGCGCGGCTGAGGCATTAGTCAATGCAGGCAAAGCTGATGACACGGTGGTGCAATTCCTCACTGACATCCTCAGAAACAGCGAGGCAAACTTCTTGATTCGTAGCAACGCGGCTAGAGGATTGGGGAATGTAGGAAAAACTAACAACACGGCGGTACAAGTCTTCACTGATTTCCTCAAAAACGGCAAGGAAGACATCTTGATTCGCATCAACGCGGTTGAGGGATTGGGGAATGCAGGCAAAACTAACAACACGGCGGTACAAGTCCTCACCGATATTCTCAAAAACGGCAAGGAAGACTCCCTGATTCGCCGCCCTGTAGCTAAGGCATTAATCAATGCAGGTAAAACAAATGATACGGTGGCGCAAGTCCTCACTGACATCCTCAAAAACAGCAAGGAGGACTCCAAGATTCGCATTGGCGCAGCTTCAGCATTGATTGATGCAGGGAAATCGGAAGAACTCGCAGTACAAGTCCTCACCGACATCTTCAAAAACAGCAAGGAGGACTCCAAGATTCGCATCGACGCAGTTTTGGCATTGGGAAATGCAGGCAAAACGAATAGTACGGTGGTGCAAGTCCTCACCGACATTCTCAAAAACAGCAAGGAAGACTCCGATCTTCGCATCGGCGCAGCTTGGGCATTGATTGATGCAGGGAAATCAGAAGAACTTGCAGAGCAAGTCCTCACCGACATTCTCAAAAACAGCAAGGAAGACTCCGATCTTCGCATCGGCGCAGTTTTGGGATTAAGAAAGCTTAGACCGTTAGCATTAAGCGAAATATTTGTTTTCATCGAGCAAACTCACGATCGACATTCCAGAGATTTTGACAAGGCACGTTTCGCTGCTTACTTCTATAGCGGAGACAGTAGTGTGACTAAGACATTACTGAAATGGATCGGTTCTCCCAAACGAGACAGCATTCCGACTAAACTCGACCATGATGAAGCCAAGAAAACCATGGAGGTCTTTGCAACAGCCTGGAAGCCGAGTGAAGGGTTCACAGAGTCTCGCGCTGAACTCGCCAGAGCGATCGCAACTGTCATCAGTCAAGGAAACTGGAATCTCAGAGACGCTTTGCTCCTCGAACAACACTACAAAAATCTCAAGGATGCCAACTTTACTGAAGCCAATACTGTCAAAACCGCGATCGACTCCCTCACCCTCTGGAAATACCTCAATCAAGCCAGAAACATCATTGCTGCTCATCTCCTCTTTTGGGCTGCGCTCATCTTCGCTTATCCCAAATACACATGGGTTCAAGCCATTTTCTTCTGGAATCCCTGGGTACGTAAAATCGGCGGAGTCGGCTACGTCGGCTTTCTCCTCGCTTGGGTTCCATTCCTCCGTCGCAAACTCTTTGAACCCTTCAAAGTCTCCTTACTTGCCGATGCCCGCCTCAGCAACTTCGATCCCAAAGCCTATTTTCCCGAATCGAACGTGAATCTCGTCGGCTCCCGTCACTCTGCTCCCCTCAACAAAGCGATTCCCAGAATTCAAGGACAAATCATTCTCGAAGGCAGTTCCGGCTTAGGCAAATCCCTCTTCTTGCGTCATTTAGCCCAACAGAGCGATCGAATCGTCGTCTTTCTCCCTGCCCGTAAATGTGAAAACGGCGTAATCGAAGCTATCCAAGCCAAACTGCACGGACAAGCCCAAGATGCAGAATTCCTCAAAAATCTGATTTATAGCGGCGCGATCGACATCTGCATCGACGGCTTAAACGAAGTCAGTGCCGACACCCGCGCCAAAATCAGCCAATTTGTCGAAAGCTACTTTAAAGGCAACATCATTTTGACCACCCAACCGATCGAATGGATCGCCCCCACCACCGCCAAAATCTACGAACTCCAACCGCTCGAAAACACTCAAATCGAAACCTTCTTACTTTCAAGACAAGCGATCGTCGCTCCCAACAATGAATCCGACTACATCAAATCCTGTCGCGAGTACCTCACCCAAGCACTCGACTCTCAGCAATTTTCTGAAGAACTTGCCGCAACGCAACGGATTCTTTCTAATCCGATGGACTTAACGATCGTGGCGCAGATGATTGCTTTAGGAAAAACGCCCGATCTGTTTGGATTACAGAAGCAGCAGTATGAGTTGATGGCGGAGGATTACCGCGATCGCTGGAACCAAGACTTCCCCCTAAAGAAATTTTCAGAAGCCCTTTACCAACTTCGGCTCAACGACGAGAAAGCTATTCCTGCCGATGAATTTCTCCATGAATTGCTCAGCATGGAAGACGAAAAATACAAGATGGTCATCAGTCGGCAATGGAAAGATCCTCAAGGTGAAGCCAAACAAGAATGGTCATGCCGCCACGACAAGATCATGGAATTCTTCATCGTGCAAACCTTCTTAGGCGATACTGAAACCGCCCAAAATCGTTTAATTGATCACATGGGAGATTCAAGATTTCGAGGCGTTTACTTCTTACTAGCCACCTTGCTTCCGCTAGAAGAAGCCGCAGATCTACGCGAAAAACTGATTCTTTATGCCGCACAAAGCAAAGACCATACCGTCAGCGACATCTTCGTGCAACTGTTTTATACCCGTGCCACTTTAACCGCCGCTGCCGCCACTTCAACCTAG
- a CDS encoding Uma2 family endonuclease: MELILPLKLDLNQVHLTDEQFYQLCITNPEWNIERSAKGALIVMTPVGGESGKREANYIIDLGNWNRRTELGEVFSSSTIFKLPKGGSRSPDAAWVERSRWQALTPEQRKKFPPIAPDFVIELRSATDNLADLQEKMQEYLDSGVRLGWLLNPQDQQVEIYRQGQEKEVRSLPILLSGETVLPEFELQVDRFTDE; the protein is encoded by the coding sequence ATGGAACTCATCCTTCCCCTCAAGCTCGACCTCAATCAAGTTCATCTCACCGATGAGCAATTTTACCAACTCTGCATCACGAATCCTGAATGGAACATTGAGCGCAGTGCAAAAGGAGCCTTAATTGTCATGACCCCTGTCGGCGGAGAAAGCGGAAAACGCGAAGCAAATTACATCATTGATTTAGGCAATTGGAATCGCCGAACTGAACTCGGAGAGGTCTTTAGTTCTTCCACAATTTTCAAACTTCCAAAAGGAGGGAGCCGATCTCCTGATGCAGCGTGGGTCGAACGCTCTCGATGGCAAGCTCTCACACCCGAACAACGCAAAAAATTTCCCCCGATCGCGCCTGATTTTGTCATCGAACTGCGCTCTGCAACCGATAATCTGGCAGATTTACAAGAAAAGATGCAGGAATATCTAGACAGTGGCGTACGATTGGGCTGGTTACTCAATCCGCAAGATCAACAAGTTGAAATTTATCGGCAAGGACAGGAGAAAGAAGTGCGATCGCTGCCGATTCTACTCTCAGGTGAAACCGTTTTACCTGAATTTGAACTCCAAGTCGATCGATTCACAGACGAGTAA
- the ndhM gene encoding NAD(P)H-quinone oxidoreductase subunit M, which translates to MLLKSTTRHIHIFTAEVQNNELVESDKVLTLDVDPDNELLWNQDALQKIYSKFDELVESYSGESLTDYNLRRIGSDLEHLVRSLLQKGEISYNLESRVLNYSMGLPQVKPEE; encoded by the coding sequence ATGTTACTCAAATCCACAACTCGCCACATTCATATTTTTACGGCAGAAGTGCAAAATAATGAGCTAGTTGAGAGCGATAAGGTTCTGACACTAGACGTTGATCCCGACAATGAGCTGCTGTGGAATCAAGATGCACTGCAAAAGATCTACAGCAAGTTTGATGAACTGGTTGAATCTTACAGCGGCGAATCGCTAACCGACTACAATTTGCGCCGAATTGGGTCAGATTTAGAGCATTTAGTGCGATCGCTGCTTCAAAAAGGCGAAATCTCCTACAACCTAGAAAGCCGCGTATTGAACTACAGCATGGGTCTTCCCCAGGTAAAACCGGAAGAGTAA
- a CDS encoding histidine phosphatase family protein — translation MSKVLKLLFIRHAQSIGNIEKRMQGHGDYELSPLGRQQSESLAKTLRTESWRPSHVYTSPLKRAVQTTEILLSYFQVPHLPAAVSDLIDPDSETPIEADEPSPKTIPVEHAEELKEFQNGIFQGLTWAEAQTRYPDLCRKLESSPDWIPIPEAETLYDARDRAKRFLDRIMQRHRDGDQLWIVSHSWILQHLIAQLLGSDRSWRLRAHNTALFEFWIDRSRWELQNQNRFNTDLWQIRRFNDSRHLH, via the coding sequence ATGTCGAAAGTCCTCAAACTCCTATTTATCCGCCACGCTCAATCGATCGGGAACATCGAAAAACGGATGCAAGGTCACGGCGATTACGAACTCTCTCCGCTGGGTCGGCAACAGTCAGAGAGCCTTGCCAAGACTCTTCGGACTGAATCGTGGCGACCTTCGCACGTTTATACCAGTCCGCTCAAACGGGCAGTGCAAACGACGGAAATTTTACTCTCCTATTTTCAAGTGCCGCATCTACCCGCAGCGGTGAGCGATTTGATCGATCCAGATAGCGAAACCCCAATCGAAGCAGACGAGCCGAGCCCAAAAACAATTCCAGTCGAACACGCAGAAGAATTAAAAGAATTTCAGAACGGAATTTTTCAAGGGTTAACTTGGGCAGAAGCACAGACTCGCTATCCAGATTTGTGTCGAAAACTGGAAAGTTCGCCGGATTGGATTCCGATTCCAGAAGCAGAAACGCTATACGATGCCCGCGATCGCGCGAAACGATTTCTCGATCGAATTATGCAGCGTCATCGCGATGGGGATCAACTTTGGATTGTTAGCCATAGCTGGATTTTGCAACACTTAATCGCTCAATTACTAGGAAGCGATAGATCTTGGCGATTACGGGCGCACAATACTGCCCTGTTTGAGTTTTGGATTGATCGATCGCGATGGGAACTGCAAAATCAGAATCGCTTCAATACAGACTTATGGCAAATTCGTCGGTTTAATGATTCGCGTCATTTACATTAG